A window of Drosophila subobscura isolate 14011-0131.10 chromosome E, UCBerk_Dsub_1.0, whole genome shotgun sequence contains these coding sequences:
- the LOC117890462 gene encoding uncharacterized protein LOC117890462 encodes MKGMIIVPMDIDPGYRKATIHNLPILNSGMVYNFCLAAASEKSQNISTDKNDLLTDYVQLRQQGSICELKAMVFSTSEFDNTDTHANVAIKVLDNPRAIAEGQCSRCPESACPHIVAFIFWLLHKSTERQPSAVVEFWGHELELLVQPEPTRAIPICDMIPKDEVRLQSEANSQKISDSDGQAFLSTVLEEIAICGRGSALHRQCVETSDEFETLFVHHVLLRANEYNIHDVQGFRQHMEQQAQIGLLESLNDVSRNQYKSRLWVETQYMRIRCSMINLVAKRKTAEDDETIYNMMFCKGRDRSTEARMQLKQHKRFILKQTEKLENKEYVECGLLLHEDYPFLCATPDGITDDHIVEIKAPKSEEDFERYLEAGESIAPKYMAQIQIQMFVANVSKALYCVLSPIFETNGALHYVWVQADPEFVSSLISMAGEFWRDIAFPRLLNTYPQITYTQIS; translated from the exons atgaaGGGGATGATTATTGTCCCCATGGACATAGATCCTGGCTACCGTAAGGCAACCATCCACAACTTGCCCATCCTCAACAGCGGAATGGTGTATAACTTTTGCCTGGCAGCAGCCTCCGAGAAGTCTCAAAATAT ATCGACGGATAAAAATGATCTACTAACAGACTATGTGCAATTGCGACAGCAGGGCAGCATCTGCGAACTGAAGGCTATGGTGTTCTCCACATCTGAGTTTGACAATACGGACACACATGCCAATGTGGCCATCAAAGTGCTCGACAACCCGCGGGCCATTGCAGAGGGTCAATGCAGCCGGTGTCCCGAATCTG CGTGTCCACACATTGTAGCTTTTATATTTTGGCTTCTCCACAAGAGCACGGAGCGACAGCCCTCAGCTGTGGTGGAATTTTGGGGCCACGAACTGGAATTGCTGGTGCAGCCGGAGCCCACACGAGCCATTCCCATATGTGATATGATTCCCAAAGACGAGGTGCGACTGCAGAGTGAAGCGAACTCTCAAAAAATAAGCGACAGCGATGGACAGGCTTTCCTCTCGACTGTGCTGGAGGAAATAGCCATTTGTGGACGGGGATCGGCGCTGCACCGGCAGTGCGTGGAGACCAGCGATGAGTTTGAGACACTCTTCGTGCATCATGTGCTGTTGCGTGCAAATGAGTACAACATACACGATGTCCAGGGCTTTCGACAGCACATGGAACAACAGGCGCAGATCGGGCTCCTCGAGAGCTTGAATGATGTGAGCAGAAATCAGTACAAGTCGCGGCTGTGGGTGGAAACGCAGTACATGCGCATACGCTGCTCCATGATAAACCTGGTAGCCAAGCGGAAAACGGCCGAGGACGATGAGACGATATACAACATGATGTTCTGCAAGGGACGCGACAGGAGCACCGAAGCCCGtatgcagctgaagcagcacaAGCGATTCATTCTGAAGCAGACGGAGAAGCTGGAGAACAAAGAGTACGTCGAGTGCGGATTGCTGCTGCACGAGGACTATCCGTTTCTGTGCGCCACACCAGATGGCATCACAGACGATCACATTGTCGAGATCAAAGCGCCAAAGTCTGAAGAGGATTTCGAAAGGTATTTGGAGGCTGGTGAATCAATAGCACCGAAGTACATGGCccaaatacagatacaaatgtttGTGGCGAATGTCAGCAAGGCGCTATACTGCGTCCTTAGTCCCATCTTCGAGACGAACGGAGCCCTGCACTATGTCTGGGTGCAGGCCGATCCCGAATTCGTCTCTAGTCTGATCAGCATGGCCGGGGAGTTTTGGAGAGACATTGCCTTTCCGCGCCTGCTTAATACCTATCCCCAGATAACCTATACCCAAATTAGTTga